From Mytilus edulis chromosome 9, xbMytEdul2.2, whole genome shotgun sequence, the proteins below share one genomic window:
- the LOC139487996 gene encoding glutathione S-transferase 1-1-like, which produces MLVCLCFRQKPEEIVVRTKMGNGQSGGAKGTPTLYIHGLSAPARAAWMTTKAAEIPVHLKYVDPFKGEHKTPEFAKINPDMTLPTLVDGNFSLWESRPVMQYLVSKFGGRHSYLYPKDLQKRAIVDRLLYYDLGSVYKTVTEYMYPQLFQGKPPDAEKEMAMRATFDYLNRLFDGGGHYMTGDNLTIADISMASNISLTEIKGYRLDAWPDLATWYQRMKAQPWWPECNKGLYEWKSV; this is translated from the exons ATGTTGGTGTGTTTGTGCTTTAGACAGAAACCGGAGGAAATTGTAGTTAGAACAAAG ATGGGAAACGGACAGTCTGGTGGAGCAAAAGGCACGCCTACCTTATACATTCATGGGCTTAGTGCTCCAGCTAGAGCAGCATGGATGACCACAAAAGCTGCAGAAATCCCGGTTCATTTAAAATACGTGGATCCATTTAAAGGTGAACATAAAACTCCTGAATTCGCAAAG atAAATCCTGACATGACACTACCTACCTTAGTAGATGGAAACTTTTCATTATGGGAAAG TCGGCCTGTAATGCAGTATCTAGTAAGTAAGTTTGGAGGCAGACATTCCTACCTATACCCTAAAGACTTACAGAAGAGAGCTATAGTGGACAGATTACTATACTATGATCTAGGATCGGTGTACAAAACAGTCACAGAATATATG TATCCTCAGCTCTTCCAAGGCAAACCCCCAGATGCagaaaaagaaatggcaatgagAGCAACTTTTGATTACCTAAATCGTCTGTTTGATGGTGGTGGCCATTATATGACTGGAGATAACTTAACCATAGCAGATATTAGTATGGCTTCAAACATTTCATTGACTGAAATTAAAGGTTATCGTTTAGATGCTTGGCCAGATTTGGCCACATGGTACCAAAGAATGAAAGCTCAACCATGGTGGCCAGAATGCAATAAAGGCCTTTATGAATGGAAATCTGtatga